From Rhodococcus sp. B7740:
CTCGGCCCAGCCCCGCTCGTCGTAACGCTGGAAGTACGCCGCCGGGGCACGCTGCGCAGCATCCTCGTCCAGGCCGAGGCCGCGCAACGTGTCGATCAGTGGTGGTCCGACGACCATCGACAGCTGTTCCTCGGTCGGTTCGGGGGCATCCACCGACGCCAGTGCGTGGCGAAAACCGGCGTGAATTCCCGGTGCGGAATCGGTCAACGTCCCATCGAGATCGAACAGGACAACGGACGCGGGAGCATCGACGGACATGGTCGGAGCCTATCGGTGCGGGCTGTTCGGTGACGGCGCGGCTACGCTCGTCGCGATGTCCGACACAGCTGCCGATCCCGATGCGCTCCTCCGTCACCACGGAGACGTCGAGGTCGATTCCGGATTCGTCGACTTCGCCGTCAACGTACGCGGCGACGGACCGCCGGCATGGCTTCGCGATCGGCTCGGCGCGGCACTGAGTTCGTTGGGTTCGTACCCGAGCACGGCCGCCGAGACGGCCGCGCGAGAACAGGTGGCCGAACACCACGGCCGCTCACCGGACGAGGTACTGCTGCTCAGCGGCGGGGCCGAGGGTTTCTCGATGCTGCCGCGGCTTCGGCCCCAGCTCGTGGCGACGATCCACCCGTCGTTCACCGAGCCCGACTGGGTGCTGGAGCAGGCAGGCAGTGCGGTGCACCGAGTGATCCTGCCGCCACCCTTCGAGCTCGACCCGACGCTCGTACCCGACACCGCCGACATGGTGATCCTCGGCAACCCGACCAACCCCACATCGGTTCTGCACCCCCGTGAGGCGGTCCTGAGTCTGCGTGGATCCGGACGCATGCTGGTGATCGACGAGGCCTTCGCCGACGCAGTGCTCGGGGAGGGGGAATCGGTGGCGTCACAGAGCCTGGACGATGTGCTGGTTCTGCGCAGCCTGACCAAGACGTGGGCGTTGGCGGGATTGCGGTGTGGATACGCACTGGGGCACCCCGACGTCCTCGCGCGACTGCAGTACGGCCGTGCGCACTGGCCCCTGGGGAGTCTGCAGATCGAAGCGATCCGCGCCTGCACCGAACCGTTCGCCGTCGATCGGGCACGCGTCGAATCGGAGCGCATCCACCGCGAACGCACCGCGATGACCCAGCGCCTCG
This genomic window contains:
- the cobC gene encoding Rv2231c family pyridoxal phosphate-dependent protein CobC, with the translated sequence MSDTAADPDALLRHHGDVEVDSGFVDFAVNVRGDGPPAWLRDRLGAALSSLGSYPSTAAETAAREQVAEHHGRSPDEVLLLSGGAEGFSMLPRLRPQLVATIHPSFTEPDWVLEQAGSAVHRVILPPPFELDPTLVPDTADMVILGNPTNPTSVLHPREAVLSLRGSGRMLVIDEAFADAVLGEGESVASQSLDDVLVLRSLTKTWALAGLRCGYALGHPDVLARLQYGRAHWPLGSLQIEAIRACTEPFAVDRARVESERIHRERTAMTQRLEALGLDITGPARAPFLLLCVDGADVVRERLRTMGIAVRRADTFPGLDRHYLRVAVRDSQRVDILVDALKTVL